Proteins encoded in a region of the Oryctolagus cuniculus chromosome 10, mOryCun1.1, whole genome shotgun sequence genome:
- the LOC127492435 gene encoding large ribosomal subunit protein uL23-like isoform X1, protein MAPKAKKEAPAPPKIEAKAKALKAKKAVLKGVHSHKKKKIRTSPTFRRPKTLRLRRQPKYPRKSAPRRNKLDHYAIIKFPLTTESAMKKIEDNNTLVFIVDVKANKHQIKQAVKKLYDIDVAKVNTLISPDGEKKACVRLAPD, encoded by the coding sequence atggcgccgaaggcgaagaaggaagctcctgcccctcctaaaatcgaagccaaagcgaaggccttgaaggccaagaaggcagtgctgaaaggcgtccacagccacaagaagaagaagatccgCACGTCCCCCACCTTCCGGCGGCCCAAGACGCTACGCCTCCGACGGCAGCCCAAATACCCTCGGAAGAGCGCCCCCcggagaaacaagcttgaccactatgccatcatcaagttccccctgaccacggagtcagccatgaagaagatagaagacaacaacacactggtgttcattgtggatgtcaaggccaacaagcaccagatcaaacaagctgtgaagaaactctatgacattgatgtggccaaagtcaacaccctgatcagCCCTGACGGAGAGAAGAAGGCGTGTGTGCGGCTGGCTCCGGACTAG
- the LOC127492435 gene encoding large ribosomal subunit protein uL23-like isoform X2, whose amino-acid sequence MCNKSIFIRWISPRERAWETLFTKMAPKAKKEAPAPPKIEAKAKALKAKKAVLKGVHSHKKKKIRTSPTFRRPKTLRLRRQPKYPRKSAPRRNKLDHYAIIKFPLTTESAMKKIEDNNTLVFIVDVKANKHQIKQAVKKLYDIDVAKVNTLISPDGEKKACVRLAPD is encoded by the exons ATGTG taataaatcaatatttatcaGATGGATAAGCCCACGGGAACGGGCCTGGGAAACccttttcaccaagatggcgccgaaggcgaagaaggaagctcctgcccctcctaaaatcgaagccaaagcgaaggccttgaaggccaagaaggcagtgctgaaaggcgtccacagccacaagaagaagaagatccgCACGTCCCCCACCTTCCGGCGGCCCAAGACGCTACGCCTCCGACGGCAGCCCAAATACCCTCGGAAGAGCGCCCCCcggagaaacaagcttgaccactatgccatcatcaagttccccctgaccacggagtcagccatgaagaagatagaagacaacaacacactggtgttcattgtggatgtcaaggccaacaagcaccagatcaaacaagctgtgaagaaactctatgacattgatgtggccaaagtcaacaccctgatcagCCCTGACGGAGAGAAGAAGGCGTGTGTGCGGCTGGCTCCGGACTAG